A window of Aurantibacillus circumpalustris genomic DNA:
TTTAGACGGGCAAGTTTTTGTTCTGATAGTTTTAATTGCGTTTGAGTTTTTAAAAGCTGTGCTTCCAAATCGGCACTATTTAACTTCACTAGCAGAGCACCTTTGCTAACTGTTTCACCTTCTTTAAAATAAACAGCTGTAATTTTTCCAGCTACTTCAGGCAGAATTTCAATTTGATTGAAGGCACCAATTTTTCCGGTTGTAAATACATCGTTACTAAAAGAAGTAGATTTAACCACAAAATAATTCACAGCGACCGGTAACTTTTTCTTTTCTTCTGGCGACAATCCTTTCTCTACTTTTTTGGCAAAGAAAATAAATTTAGAAGCGACTAAGAGTCCTAAAATGCTAATAACAATTATCCAATTCGGTATTTTTTTCATAGCGGGTGTATGTTTATAGTTCAGAGTTTATTTTTTGTTTACCCTTCTTTAGGGTTTTTTTATAATTGAAAAAAAGATCGTTAGAAGGTAAGACCTTTAAATTATCGGTCAAACTGGATAGCACACTTATAAAAGTGCTTTTATCCTTTTTAGAAATTGATTTAAAAATTTCTTCGTCTAGAGCATTAAATGACTTTACTATTTCTTCTGTACGCTTTTGTCCTTTTTTAGTAAGAGTAATAAAATGCTGTCTGCGGTCATCAGGATTTACAGCGCGTTTTACATAATCCGCTTTTATAAGATAATCGATTACCTTAACCATGGCGGTTTTATCGATAGCCAAGTGGTTACAAATACATTGCTGATTACAACCATTGTTTTCACTTAAGAAATAAAGAATTGAAAAATAGCGCTCAATATCAAGGTCTTCGAGGCTCTTACTTATAACACCGTAATAGAATTTTGAGAGAATAAGTGCCTGCGT
This region includes:
- a CDS encoding MarR family winged helix-turn-helix transcriptional regulator yields the protein MKKQIDKNIPVGTQALILSKFYYGVISKSLEDLDIERYFSILYFLSENNGCNQQCICNHLAIDKTAMVKVIDYLIKADYVKRAVNPDDRRQHFITLTKKGQKRTEEIVKSFNALDEEIFKSISKKDKSTFISVLSSLTDNLKVLPSNDLFFNYKKTLKKGKQKINSEL